One window from the genome of Bdellovibrio sp. NC01 encodes:
- a CDS encoding CoA-binding protein — MNVPDSEFKSLLEKYKKFAVYGLAPDATKASHYVPLYMRDHGWDMVGTYPKHHEAGGFKIYSSLKEVPAEYRKFVDVFRASDKINDVVDEILEAGGVEVMWLQLGIENREAEQRAEKAGIKVVSNRCLIIEHKKWF, encoded by the coding sequence ATGAATGTGCCTGATAGCGAATTTAAATCCTTGTTAGAGAAATATAAAAAGTTTGCAGTGTATGGCTTGGCTCCAGATGCCACGAAGGCCAGTCACTATGTTCCGCTGTATATGCGCGATCATGGTTGGGATATGGTCGGCACTTACCCGAAACATCACGAGGCGGGTGGTTTTAAAATCTATTCGTCGCTGAAAGAAGTTCCTGCGGAATATCGCAAGTTCGTCGATGTTTTTCGCGCTTCAGATAAAATCAACGATGTGGTCGATGAAATTTTGGAAGCCGGTGGTGTCGAAGTCATGTGGTTGCAATTAGGAATCGAAAATCGCGAAGCCGAACAGCGCGCCGAAAAGGCGGGCATCAAAGTGGTTTCGAATCGCTGTTTAATCATTGAACATAAGAAGTGGTTTTAA
- a CDS encoding GH36-type glycosyl hydrolase domain-containing protein, with amino-acid sequence MDVVESPIRGDIYSIERLEEYAIYLAEHLKIVPKTRIKIPLLKRVSQSGDVLVSCYKDLSHALREKETITPAAEWFVDNFYIIEDQIREIRRDLPRAYYEVLPKLDVDQLVGYPRIYALALSLIAHTDSRLEMETIRRFIHSFQTKSYLSIGELWAVPITLRLALVENVRRVTTRIVINRRKRIQADDLADEVFEAAGKNPAAMNRTLNKISDILESSSADNYTLASQLAKRFRDQEAQIWPACDLIESCLKKINLNSDAVIHLEHQQQAENLVTMTNIITSMRLLSNLNWQHFVESVSLLDVVLRKDPVGIYADMDFKTRDGYRHFIEQGARRSRLSELEIAEKALQLAQAAYAEDSTDFRKGHVGYYFRDRGVEQLATVCGYKVPLLSRLRHLVSIHPTGFYIVWLMLLTVLIMATPLYFLAQEHLNYWLLLITGMVLFIPSSDLSVSFLNALLTNIVRPKTLARMDYSTQIPTEARTLVVVPCLLSDKNTIDHLLEKMEIHFFANADDNIYFALATDYKDAKQESLPEDALLLQQATEGIAELNRRHPRAGGETFLLFHRKRLWNEADNQWMGWERKRGKLEELNKLICQGIRGSFVYVSGSLELIQSFKYIITLDADTYLDRDVAKKLIGTAMHPLNRPVFDPKLKRVVQGYGLIQPRISISLQSSSHSLFAKIFSGNTGIDPYTTAVSDIYQDLFLEGSFTGKGLYDVEIFHRVLTGRVPENTVLSHDLLEGLYIRTALATDIELLDDYPKNYHSYFVRQHRWTRGDWQIAAWMFKRSELPTISRWKIYDNLRRSLVAFGLFGLFVFGWTVLPGSSALWTLWGLLIIAFPCLVHVANGVFISPRGVPWTSNFWNAFVSFKMSLAQVFLTLAFLPHQAVIQMDAITRVFYRQFISKKKRLEWVTYAEQEKGAFSSSFWQKPFLTEGLLALVLIYTVFFGKQDALWIALPLVVLWACYPLLEEFTAKSFEKSYIISDKEKALLNQIARRIWHFFETFVTKEHNFLPPDNFQEDPVEVIAHRTSPTNIGLYLLSALSARDLGYIGLRNCVLRFKNTFETLEQMERFRGHLFNWYDTKNLEPLYPRYISTVDSGNFAGYLLVIKQACQEKATDMLINSKTLPSLRMTLEIIIQEVSRVEQRRQRTATVSASHVLEDLAELKKNLEIFPQLLSDWYMMARFLTQGLIEIRDGIEALEQEYGSHPFRTLKSWLQALIFQANDLKEDLEFYMPAIHLSAEDTEDWLKEINKNQSLAALNKSYEAALSKIRAEQASATNIKSGKLISKERLIKLDDIESALEKGQKHVQEVLAQINAIEKNAERFFEEMDFTFLFDKDHEVFTIGYNLNEGRADNSYYDLLASEARLGSFVAIAKGDVDQKHWFRLGRQLVRAEGQRALVSWSASMFEYLMPSLVMKDYNKTLLHETSQAVVNRQISYGRKLHVPWGVSESGYNARDINYNYQYGPFGIPGLGLKRGLSHDLVISPYSTFLALEFSPQKSLVNIAELIKLKVLTRFGFYEALDFTPERVEEKNKFAVVRSFMAHHQGMSLVSINNILSNASIRRRFHSELRVKATELLLQERIPQRTHIATLNAAEIEWQGVGTSTLMKSFVRQYNTANMRSPRLQILSNGEYSVMLTTAGSGYSSANGVALTRWREDGTRDCWGSYIFIRDMNSQDIWSSSYQPCLREPDSYQVTMSEEKVDYVRTDKEIRTKTEIIVAPEDNVELRQVTVYNHSREDRVFEFTSYAEPVLAPMQDDAAHPAFSNLFLQTEFLASRNALIAKRRPRLSKKAEMWGMHVVCTDGEVQEPIQYERDRSRFIGRGKNLKTAAALAPQISLSGTVGSTLDPVFSLRVAVKVPAGAATRVVFAMGMGSTREQVMQFADRYHDINAFERECRLAWTKARIDLRHLGLDADAAYIYQRLAERLLYADPILRLPSKLLAANIRTQSSLWPYGISGDLPIVVININDRKDLNSVRRAIKGHEYLRAKGLQFDLVIINISKSTYLQELHEELHHHVRSAGAHSLLNQRGGIFVIKLDTLPREDHLLIQAMARVVFSPDNGSLREQLGRKIPTESHPPEFTPTQSPREEALIKLTLPALEYFNGLGGFTKNGKEYVIALRPDQWTPAPWINVIANAHDFGFQVSETGSGFTWAVNSRENRITGWSNDPVSDSPSEIIYLRDEETGEFWSPTPLPIRSDRSYLVRHGHGYTRFEHGSHGILQTLTMFVPIADTTKISRLVLKNLSGRVRNLSVTNYVEWVLGNQREKSASYIVVERDSDSQALIARNPHNQEFASRISFVDSNGGNNSFTCDRTEFLGRNGDYANPAAMKRLGLSQKEGVGQDPAGVLRSQFVLKPDEEIELIILLGQAENIDEVRKLVRKYRDPQYVSSAFSEMEKSWDRILNTVQVETPEKSLDFMLNNWLLYQALVCRMWARSAFYQSGGAYGFRDQLQDCMALVYSAPELARAHILRAASRQFVEGDVQHWWHPPTGRGVRTHFSDDRLWLPYVVAHYIRVTGDTTILSAEAPFIEGPLLPPEQEDSYNQPSLSSEKVSITEHCLRAIDISLTTGAHGLPLIGAGDWNDGMNRIGNEGKGESVWMGWFLIRVIEDFMPYCEGQTSRKELYRSHIEKLKRALEENAWDGQWYRRAFYDDGTPVGSRDSEECKIDSIAQTWSVLSGAGDPERQRIAMHHLEGNLILAEKKLALLLTPPFDKTSHDPGYIKGYVPGVRENGGQYTHAAIWVMMAYAKLGDGNRALQMFNMLNPINHGHNKASVQRYKIEPYVVAADIYAVEPHVGRGGWSWYTGSASWFYRAGIESLLGLTIEGNKLTIKPCMPDAWNSFVIRYRYGESSYRITVQKSKGAAAHQGIQLVDDGKAHEITVLVPEQKSIFASEISDRTSYNDELKL; translated from the coding sequence ATGGATGTTGTGGAGTCTCCAATTCGCGGAGATATCTATAGTATTGAGCGACTTGAAGAGTATGCGATTTATCTCGCGGAACATCTAAAAATAGTTCCGAAAACTCGTATCAAAATTCCACTTTTAAAGCGTGTTTCTCAAAGCGGCGACGTGCTGGTTTCTTGTTACAAAGATTTAAGTCATGCCTTGAGGGAAAAAGAAACCATCACTCCCGCGGCAGAATGGTTCGTAGACAATTTTTATATCATCGAAGATCAGATCCGTGAAATTCGGCGTGATTTGCCTAGGGCTTACTATGAAGTGTTACCGAAACTCGATGTTGATCAGCTCGTGGGGTATCCGCGCATTTATGCATTGGCACTCTCATTAATAGCTCATACCGACAGCCGCCTAGAGATGGAGACCATTCGCCGCTTTATTCACTCTTTCCAGACAAAATCTTACTTGAGTATTGGCGAGCTGTGGGCCGTGCCCATAACTTTAAGATTGGCTCTTGTTGAAAACGTGCGTCGGGTCACGACTCGCATCGTAATTAACAGACGCAAAAGAATTCAAGCGGACGACCTGGCTGACGAAGTCTTCGAAGCGGCCGGAAAAAATCCAGCCGCAATGAATCGAACACTGAATAAGATTTCTGATATCCTAGAATCTTCTTCGGCGGATAATTATACTTTGGCATCCCAGTTGGCAAAACGCTTTCGCGATCAAGAAGCGCAAATTTGGCCGGCCTGTGACCTGATTGAATCATGCTTAAAAAAAATCAATTTAAACAGCGATGCCGTCATTCATCTTGAACATCAGCAGCAAGCTGAAAATCTTGTGACGATGACGAATATAATCACAAGTATGCGGCTTCTTTCTAACTTGAACTGGCAACATTTCGTTGAAAGCGTTAGCTTGTTGGATGTTGTTTTGCGGAAAGATCCTGTCGGGATTTATGCCGACATGGATTTCAAAACTCGAGATGGATATCGGCACTTTATTGAGCAGGGCGCTCGGAGAAGTCGGCTTTCAGAGTTGGAAATCGCGGAAAAAGCGTTGCAGCTTGCTCAGGCCGCTTATGCAGAGGATTCCACAGATTTTCGCAAAGGACATGTGGGTTACTATTTTCGTGATCGGGGTGTTGAGCAACTGGCCACAGTGTGTGGTTATAAAGTTCCTTTGTTGTCGCGACTTCGCCATCTCGTATCGATTCACCCCACGGGTTTTTATATCGTTTGGTTGATGCTATTGACCGTTTTGATTATGGCGACACCATTATATTTTTTGGCGCAAGAGCATCTTAACTATTGGCTTTTACTGATTACTGGAATGGTTCTTTTCATTCCAAGCAGTGATTTATCCGTGAGTTTTTTAAATGCACTTTTAACGAATATTGTTCGTCCTAAAACCTTGGCGCGCATGGATTATAGTACGCAGATTCCGACAGAGGCACGAACACTTGTGGTGGTGCCGTGCCTTTTGTCGGATAAAAATACCATCGATCACTTATTAGAAAAAATGGAAATCCATTTTTTCGCCAATGCCGACGACAACATTTATTTCGCACTGGCCACTGATTATAAAGATGCCAAACAAGAATCCCTACCAGAGGATGCCTTGCTATTACAGCAAGCTACCGAGGGAATTGCAGAATTGAATCGCAGACATCCGCGCGCAGGTGGTGAGACCTTCTTACTCTTTCATCGCAAAAGACTTTGGAATGAAGCAGACAACCAGTGGATGGGTTGGGAGCGAAAACGGGGCAAACTTGAAGAATTGAATAAGTTAATTTGTCAGGGCATTCGTGGAAGCTTCGTGTATGTGAGTGGCTCGCTTGAGCTGATTCAGAGTTTTAAGTATATTATCACTTTGGATGCAGATACTTACCTGGATCGTGATGTCGCAAAAAAATTAATCGGCACTGCCATGCACCCATTAAACCGCCCTGTTTTTGATCCGAAGCTAAAACGAGTTGTGCAAGGCTATGGCCTCATTCAGCCGCGTATCAGTATTTCTTTGCAAAGCTCTTCGCATTCGCTTTTTGCAAAAATATTTTCTGGCAATACTGGAATTGATCCCTATACCACTGCGGTTTCCGATATCTATCAGGATCTTTTTTTGGAAGGAAGTTTTACTGGTAAGGGATTGTATGACGTTGAAATTTTCCACCGTGTTTTAACCGGGCGAGTGCCTGAAAATACAGTGCTCAGTCACGATTTGCTTGAGGGTTTATATATCAGGACCGCGTTGGCGACCGATATTGAACTTTTGGATGACTATCCCAAAAATTATCACTCCTATTTTGTTCGCCAACATCGGTGGACTCGCGGTGATTGGCAAATTGCTGCATGGATGTTTAAAAGATCAGAACTTCCCACAATATCTCGGTGGAAGATTTATGACAACTTAAGGCGCAGTCTTGTCGCCTTCGGTTTATTTGGGTTGTTTGTATTTGGATGGACGGTTTTACCGGGCTCATCAGCACTGTGGACTCTTTGGGGTTTGCTCATCATCGCTTTTCCATGTTTGGTTCATGTCGCCAATGGAGTCTTCATCAGTCCTCGGGGCGTGCCATGGACCAGTAATTTCTGGAACGCGTTTGTCTCTTTTAAAATGAGCTTAGCCCAAGTGTTTTTGACATTAGCATTTTTGCCTCATCAGGCTGTTATTCAAATGGACGCCATAACCCGAGTGTTTTATCGGCAATTTATTTCGAAGAAAAAGCGCCTGGAATGGGTGACTTATGCCGAGCAAGAAAAAGGCGCCTTTTCGTCTTCCTTCTGGCAAAAACCTTTTTTGACTGAAGGTTTATTGGCTCTCGTTTTAATTTATACTGTTTTCTTTGGCAAACAAGATGCGCTGTGGATCGCTCTACCATTGGTGGTTCTGTGGGCGTGCTATCCGTTGCTAGAAGAATTTACCGCAAAATCATTCGAGAAAAGCTACATTATTAGCGACAAAGAGAAAGCACTGTTAAATCAGATCGCACGCCGAATCTGGCATTTCTTCGAAACCTTCGTTACCAAAGAACATAACTTTCTTCCTCCAGATAACTTTCAGGAAGACCCAGTGGAGGTCATAGCGCACAGAACCTCTCCAACAAATATTGGATTATATCTTCTTTCGGCTTTGTCGGCTCGAGATCTTGGATACATCGGGCTTCGCAATTGCGTTTTAAGATTTAAGAATACATTTGAAACACTTGAACAGATGGAGCGCTTTCGTGGTCATCTGTTTAACTGGTATGATACCAAAAATCTAGAGCCCTTATATCCACGTTATATTTCGACAGTTGATAGCGGAAATTTTGCTGGTTATCTGTTGGTGATTAAGCAGGCCTGTCAGGAAAAAGCAACCGACATGCTGATAAACTCTAAAACGTTGCCGTCGCTCCGGATGACATTAGAAATTATCATTCAAGAAGTGTCTAGGGTTGAGCAGCGTCGACAAAGAACAGCTACTGTTTCAGCATCACACGTTCTGGAAGATCTTGCGGAGCTTAAAAAAAACTTAGAGATTTTTCCGCAACTGCTTTCCGATTGGTATATGATGGCGAGATTCTTAACCCAGGGATTGATCGAGATTCGCGACGGCATAGAAGCCTTGGAACAGGAATATGGCAGCCATCCTTTTCGCACATTAAAATCGTGGCTTCAAGCTCTTATCTTCCAGGCAAATGACTTGAAGGAAGATTTAGAATTTTATATGCCAGCGATTCATCTGTCTGCTGAAGACACCGAGGATTGGCTCAAAGAGATCAATAAAAACCAATCTTTGGCGGCCTTGAATAAGTCTTATGAAGCTGCCTTGTCAAAAATTCGCGCAGAACAGGCCTCTGCGACAAATATAAAATCTGGAAAATTGATTTCTAAGGAACGATTAATCAAACTTGATGACATCGAGTCTGCACTAGAAAAGGGACAGAAACATGTGCAAGAAGTTCTCGCACAGATTAATGCAATAGAAAAAAATGCCGAACGGTTTTTCGAAGAAATGGATTTCACATTCTTGTTCGATAAAGACCACGAAGTCTTCACCATCGGTTACAATTTGAACGAAGGGCGAGCCGACAATTCTTATTATGATTTACTAGCATCGGAAGCCCGCCTGGGAAGTTTTGTTGCTATTGCTAAAGGCGACGTAGATCAAAAACATTGGTTTCGTCTTGGGCGACAGTTGGTTCGGGCAGAAGGGCAGCGGGCATTGGTGTCCTGGTCTGCATCGATGTTTGAATACTTAATGCCTTCATTGGTGATGAAGGACTACAATAAAACACTCTTACACGAAACATCGCAGGCTGTGGTGAATCGGCAGATCAGTTACGGCAGAAAGCTTCACGTGCCGTGGGGAGTGTCTGAATCGGGGTATAATGCTCGAGACATAAATTATAATTACCAATATGGGCCGTTTGGTATTCCTGGTCTGGGTTTGAAGCGCGGCTTAAGCCATGACTTAGTGATTTCACCTTATTCGACGTTTCTCGCGCTCGAGTTCAGTCCTCAGAAAAGTCTTGTGAATATTGCTGAACTCATTAAGTTGAAGGTGCTCACTCGGTTTGGTTTTTACGAAGCATTGGACTTCACACCTGAACGGGTCGAAGAAAAAAATAAGTTTGCCGTGGTACGTTCGTTTATGGCGCATCACCAAGGCATGAGCCTGGTTTCAATCAACAATATTTTAAGTAATGCCTCCATCAGACGACGTTTCCATTCCGAATTGCGAGTCAAGGCGACAGAATTGCTTTTACAAGAGCGCATTCCCCAACGAACTCATATCGCAACTTTAAATGCGGCAGAGATAGAGTGGCAGGGGGTGGGAACATCGACGCTTATGAAGTCTTTTGTGCGGCAGTATAACACAGCCAATATGCGCAGCCCGCGTTTGCAGATTCTTTCTAATGGTGAATATTCAGTGATGTTAACAACCGCAGGTTCTGGTTATTCCAGCGCGAACGGTGTGGCTCTAACTCGCTGGAGAGAAGATGGTACAAGAGACTGCTGGGGAAGTTATATCTTTATTCGTGATATGAATTCGCAAGACATATGGTCGAGTTCCTATCAACCCTGCTTGCGCGAACCTGACTCCTACCAGGTCACGATGTCCGAAGAAAAAGTCGATTATGTAAGGACGGATAAAGAGATTCGTACTAAGACCGAAATTATTGTCGCACCGGAAGACAACGTCGAACTTCGCCAAGTCACGGTTTACAATCACTCGCGTGAAGATCGTGTATTCGAATTCACAAGTTACGCTGAACCTGTTTTAGCGCCGATGCAGGATGATGCCGCCCATCCTGCGTTCAGCAACTTGTTTTTGCAAACTGAATTTCTAGCAAGCAGAAATGCCTTGATCGCCAAAAGACGGCCAAGACTTTCCAAAAAAGCGGAAATGTGGGGAATGCACGTCGTATGCACTGACGGGGAAGTGCAAGAACCAATTCAATATGAAAGAGATAGATCCCGTTTTATTGGTCGAGGAAAAAACTTAAAAACGGCAGCGGCTTTAGCACCGCAAATCAGTCTTTCTGGGACTGTGGGTTCGACATTAGATCCGGTATTTTCTTTAAGAGTTGCGGTGAAAGTTCCTGCCGGTGCCGCGACACGAGTGGTTTTTGCCATGGGTATGGGGTCCACGCGTGAGCAAGTGATGCAGTTTGCCGATCGTTATCACGATATCAATGCGTTCGAGCGAGAATGCCGTCTTGCATGGACTAAGGCGCGCATTGATTTGCGCCACTTGGGATTGGATGCCGACGCAGCCTATATTTATCAACGTTTGGCCGAAAGACTTCTCTACGCTGATCCGATCTTGCGTTTGCCTTCAAAATTGCTGGCTGCAAATATTCGCACCCAATCAAGCTTGTGGCCTTATGGGATCAGCGGAGATTTACCGATTGTTGTTATCAACATAAATGATCGCAAAGATTTAAACTCGGTGCGAAGAGCTATTAAAGGTCATGAGTATTTACGTGCTAAAGGTTTGCAGTTTGACTTAGTCATCATTAATATTTCTAAAAGTACTTACCTGCAGGAGCTTCATGAAGAACTTCATCATCATGTTCGCTCCGCAGGAGCTCATAGCCTGCTTAATCAACGCGGTGGAATCTTTGTTATCAAGTTGGATACTTTGCCGCGTGAAGATCACTTGCTGATTCAAGCGATGGCTCGAGTGGTTTTCAGTCCTGACAATGGTTCTTTGCGTGAACAACTTGGTCGAAAGATTCCAACAGAAAGCCATCCTCCAGAATTTACTCCTACTCAAAGTCCTCGCGAAGAAGCATTGATTAAGCTGACGTTGCCGGCATTGGAATATTTTAATGGACTGGGTGGGTTTACCAAAAATGGAAAAGAATATGTCATTGCGTTACGACCCGATCAATGGACACCAGCTCCGTGGATTAACGTCATTGCCAATGCCCACGATTTCGGCTTTCAAGTCAGTGAAACTGGCAGTGGTTTTACTTGGGCGGTCAACAGCCGTGAAAATCGTATCACCGGTTGGTCAAACGATCCGGTATCAGACAGTCCTAGCGAAATCATTTATCTACGCGACGAAGAAACCGGAGAGTTTTGGTCACCGACGCCTCTGCCAATTCGCAGCGACAGATCTTATCTTGTTCGTCATGGTCATGGATACACTCGCTTCGAACACGGTAGTCACGGCATTCTGCAAACTTTGACCATGTTTGTTCCTATCGCAGATACGACAAAAATTTCGCGTTTGGTTTTGAAGAATCTTTCAGGCAGGGTGCGAAATTTATCAGTGACGAATTATGTAGAATGGGTTTTGGGCAATCAACGAGAAAAGAGCGCCTCGTACATCGTTGTTGAAAGAGATTCGGATAGTCAGGCGCTAATTGCACGCAACCCGCACAATCAAGAATTCGCGTCGCGAATTTCTTTCGTTGATTCGAATGGCGGCAATAATTCTTTTACCTGTGATCGCACCGAGTTCCTCGGTCGCAATGGGGATTATGCAAACCCAGCGGCGATGAAACGACTTGGGCTTAGTCAAAAGGAAGGCGTGGGACAAGATCCGGCAGGAGTCTTACGGTCTCAGTTTGTTTTGAAGCCTGATGAAGAAATTGAGTTAATAATTCTTTTAGGACAAGCGGAAAATATCGACGAAGTCAGAAAGCTTGTTCGAAAGTATCGCGATCCACAATACGTAAGTTCGGCATTTTCGGAAATGGAAAAATCCTGGGATCGAATTTTGAATACGGTACAAGTTGAAACGCCGGAAAAGTCTTTGGATTTCATGTTGAATAATTGGCTTCTTTATCAAGCCTTAGTATGTCGCATGTGGGCACGGTCGGCATTTTATCAATCTGGAGGAGCTTATGGATTTCGCGATCAACTTCAAGATTGTATGGCACTTGTTTATTCAGCGCCAGAACTCGCTAGAGCGCACATCTTAAGGGCAGCATCACGTCAATTTGTAGAAGGCGACGTCCAACATTGGTGGCATCCGCCAACGGGCCGAGGAGTTCGCACTCATTTTTCTGATGACCGTTTGTGGCTTCCTTACGTCGTTGCCCATTATATTCGCGTGACGGGAGATACCACGATACTATCTGCCGAGGCGCCTTTTATAGAAGGTCCGCTCTTACCGCCGGAACAGGAAGACTCCTACAACCAACCTTCTCTGTCGTCAGAAAAGGTTTCTATTACTGAACATTGTTTGCGTGCGATTGACATTTCATTGACTACGGGTGCACACGGTTTGCCATTGATTGGTGCCGGTGATTGGAATGATGGCATGAATCGTATTGGCAATGAGGGAAAAGGTGAGAGTGTCTGGATGGGGTGGTTTTTGATTCGTGTGATTGAAGATTTTATGCCTTATTGTGAAGGGCAAACTTCGCGCAAAGAACTTTATCGGTCACACATTGAAAAACTTAAAAGAGCTTTAGAGGAAAATGCCTGGGACGGCCAATGGTATCGTCGCGCTTTTTATGACGATGGTACTCCAGTGGGTTCTCGTGATAGTGAAGAATGTAAAATTGATTCCATTGCGCAGACCTGGTCAGTATTGTCAGGAGCAGGTGATCCAGAGCGACAACGAATTGCCATGCATCATCTAGAAGGCAATCTGATTCTTGCCGAAAAAAAATTAGCGTTGCTATTGACTCCTCCTTTTGACAAAACTTCACACGATCCAGGTTATATCAAGGGGTATGTTCCTGGAGTTCGTGAAAATGGTGGCCAATACACTCACGCTGCCATCTGGGTGATGATGGCCTATGCCAAACTCGGCGACGGCAATCGAGCCCTGCAAATGTTTAATATGCTGAATCCGATAAACCACGGTCATAATAAAGCCAGTGTTCAGCGTTATAAAATTGAACCCTATGTCGTTGCGGCGGATATTTATGCGGTCGAGCCTCACGTGGGACGTGGAGGTTGGAGCTGGTACACCGGCTCGGCATCGTGGTTCTATCGAGCTGGAATTGAATCGCTCTTGGGGCTAACAATTGAAGGCAACAAACTAACGATCAAGCCGTGTATGCCAGATGCCTGGAATTCTTTTGTGATCCGCTATCGTTACGGAGAATCGTCCTATCGGATCACTGTGCAAAAATCAAAAGGGGCGGCGGCACACCAAGGAATTCAGCTTGTGGATGACGGAAAAGCTCACGAGATCACAGTGCTTGTGCCAGAGCAAAAATCTATTTTTGCTTCGGAGATCTCTGATCGGACTTCTTATAATGATGAACTAAAATTGTGA
- a CDS encoding glutathione S-transferase family protein, which produces MKVYVFKSLPPFLWGYTRDIRAMWALEECGIEYETIGLVCGPNGLQDETEYGKINPFKQIPTIDDNGYILSESGAILLYIAEKSGKLIPKDLQARAQVYRWLITSLNNIEPFALSVLFADMQGDSGSPMAQLRPWNVEILTRFLPQIDDRLKNQTFITGSDFTVADIILTCVLRELRKNEVLGQYPNIVNYRKRCEDRPAFQKVLNAYEDRLGIERGSAR; this is translated from the coding sequence ATGAAAGTTTACGTATTCAAATCGCTACCGCCGTTTCTTTGGGGTTATACTCGTGACATTCGTGCGATGTGGGCCCTGGAAGAGTGCGGGATTGAATATGAAACAATCGGTCTTGTCTGTGGACCTAATGGCCTGCAAGACGAAACGGAATATGGAAAAATAAATCCGTTCAAACAAATCCCGACGATCGATGATAATGGCTATATTCTTTCAGAGTCGGGAGCAATTCTGCTTTATATTGCTGAAAAATCGGGAAAACTTATTCCCAAAGATTTGCAGGCTCGTGCGCAGGTATATCGTTGGCTGATTACTTCTTTAAATAACATCGAACCTTTTGCGTTATCAGTGTTATTCGCCGACATGCAAGGGGACTCGGGTTCACCCATGGCGCAGCTTCGTCCATGGAATGTCGAAATCCTTACGCGCTTCCTGCCACAAATCGATGACAGATTAAAGAATCAGACATTCATTACGGGTTCCGATTTCACAGTCGCCGATATTATTTTGACGTGCGTATTACGTGAGTTACGTAAAAACGAAGTGCTGGGACAATATCCAAATATCGTCAATTACCGTAAACGCTGCGAAGATCGTCCGGCATTCCAGAAAGTTTTGAATGCTTACGAAGACCGTTTGGGTATCGAACGGGGAAGCGCGCGATAG